A stretch of Actinomycetota bacterium DNA encodes these proteins:
- a CDS encoding MBL fold metallo-hydrolase yields MLISTFPAGDWQTNCYIVAPSANAECIIIDPGYECVGQVADVIAKHKLKPVATLLTHGHIDHMWSVYPLSTGYDIAAYIHESDRHLLSDPYSGISPETVMMLKASLSIDLEFVEPSKVVVFDKETTVSLAGIEFELLPAPGHTQGSTIFKICDEVTTVFSGDVLFAGAIGRTDLPGGSQVAMSETLRDVVLPLPDDARVLPGHGPETTMAIERVTNPFLLRIAQGLDAV; encoded by the coding sequence ATGCTGATAAGCACCTTTCCCGCGGGTGACTGGCAGACAAACTGCTATATCGTCGCACCATCAGCAAACGCCGAATGCATCATCATTGACCCCGGCTATGAATGTGTTGGGCAGGTTGCTGATGTCATCGCCAAACACAAACTGAAACCCGTAGCCACCTTATTAACTCATGGTCACATAGATCACATGTGGTCCGTCTATCCCCTAAGCACTGGTTACGATATCGCGGCTTACATACATGAATCGGACCGACACCTGCTGTCAGATCCATATTCGGGCATTTCTCCAGAGACTGTAATGATGCTGAAAGCTTCACTTTCGATTGACTTAGAGTTTGTTGAACCCAGCAAAGTTGTCGTCTTCGATAAAGAAACGACCGTTTCGCTGGCTGGAATCGAATTCGAACTTCTTCCAGCCCCTGGTCACACGCAAGGATCAACAATCTTCAAGATTTGTGATGAGGTAACAACAGTATTCTCTGGCGATGTCCTATTTGCCGGAGCGATTGGTCGAACTGATTTGCCTGGTGGTTCGCAGGTAGCCATGAGCGAAACGCTTAGAGATGTAGTGCTACCCCTGCCCGATGATGCACGGGTATTGCCAGGACATGGCCCTGAGACAACAATGGCCATTGAGCGAGTCACTAACCCTTTTTTGCTAAGAATTGCACAAGGATTGGATGCAGTATGA
- a CDS encoding peptidylprolyl isomerase, with protein sequence MSNKREKELARAKWERQQARRQERAQRESVIKRAVLAGVLVLATVGYFIVARPDAKPVAKPVVSATPAASNSAVAAARCKPVSDLQTKPRQFPSAPTSGNLRKNLRLTTNCGVIDIELDQNAPTTNKVMSNLATAAYFTKTACHRLTTSGIYVLQCGDPSGTGSGTPGFSFADENLPKADSSGTYIYPRGTLAMANSGPNTNGSQFFIVYQNSPLPANYTVWGRVTSGLSVVDRVAAAGVADGKKDGKPNANIVIEQAFAR encoded by the coding sequence ATGTCGAATAAACGAGAAAAAGAACTGGCTAGAGCCAAGTGGGAACGCCAGCAGGCGCGTCGCCAAGAAAGAGCCCAGCGTGAAAGTGTTATCAAGCGCGCAGTGCTAGCAGGCGTTTTGGTCCTAGCGACAGTTGGCTATTTCATCGTGGCTCGGCCAGACGCAAAGCCTGTTGCCAAGCCGGTCGTATCTGCAACGCCGGCTGCGTCTAATAGCGCAGTTGCTGCCGCTAGATGTAAACCAGTTTCTGATCTGCAGACTAAACCTCGACAATTTCCGTCGGCACCTACGAGCGGAAATTTGCGTAAAAATTTGAGGCTGACCACAAACTGCGGAGTAATCGACATTGAATTAGATCAAAATGCACCGACCACAAACAAGGTGATGAGCAATTTAGCTACGGCTGCTTACTTCACTAAAACAGCCTGTCATCGACTCACGACTAGTGGCATCTATGTTTTGCAGTGCGGCGATCCGTCTGGCACGGGATCGGGTACCCCAGGATTCAGCTTTGCTGATGAGAATCTGCCAAAGGCAGACAGCAGTGGCACTTACATTTACCCACGGGGAACGCTGGCTATGGCCAATAGTGGGCCTAATACCAACGGAAGCCAATTCTTTATTGTTTACCAAAACAGTCCACTACCTGCGAACTACACAGTTTGGGGTCGAGTCACATCGGGGCTATCTGTAGTTGATCGTGTGGCTGCTGCCGGAGTAGCCGACGGTAAAAAAGATGGTAAACCAAATGCAAACATCGTTATTGAACAAGCTTTTGCTCGATAA
- a CDS encoding DUF349 domain-containing protein, producing the protein MTTSNDFGYVDSEKNAFINSESGPIKVGSFPDGTAEEAFAFFTKRYTDLLTDVELTIARLQEGKGSTDGISAVTDRIQAAVDSPNLIGDLNHLRTAKTQIDSLLEKRRIANAERKAQLRAEGMEKRTAVVELAEKLTDSKSWKATTEKFQELLDEWKALPHAEKAVEQELWARFRKARSTFDKARKAHFEQLTAVRAEAVAAKQEIIKKAAAVVDSTEWVSTANTLKRLMSEWKALPRAAKAKEDKLWQEFKELQDRFFAAKSAHDATKDEEYVANLAAKEALLEKAEALLPIHDLEAAKKSLRAIQEQWEKAGHVPRDAKEKIERRLKAVENAVRKLQEEHWHKTNPEVVQRANGIVSSFESSLEKLDKQIAAAQAAGKDAEVAKLSVTREQTASLLEAARAGAAQFG; encoded by the coding sequence ATGACAACATCTAATGATTTTGGATACGTTGATAGCGAGAAGAACGCGTTCATTAACTCCGAATCTGGCCCTATCAAGGTCGGCTCATTTCCAGATGGGACTGCTGAAGAAGCCTTCGCCTTTTTCACCAAGCGTTACACCGACTTACTAACCGATGTTGAATTGACCATCGCGCGCCTGCAGGAGGGAAAAGGCTCAACTGACGGTATCAGTGCGGTAACTGATCGAATCCAAGCGGCTGTTGACTCACCTAACTTGATCGGTGATCTCAATCATCTTCGAACTGCAAAAACACAGATAGATTCGCTACTAGAAAAGCGCCGTATCGCGAATGCCGAGCGAAAGGCGCAACTGCGGGCTGAAGGCATGGAAAAGCGCACGGCTGTTGTTGAACTGGCTGAGAAGCTAACGGACTCAAAGTCCTGGAAGGCTACAACGGAAAAATTTCAAGAATTGCTCGATGAATGGAAGGCGTTGCCGCACGCAGAGAAAGCTGTAGAACAGGAACTTTGGGCTCGTTTCCGCAAGGCCAGATCCACTTTTGATAAAGCCCGAAAGGCACATTTTGAGCAATTAACCGCCGTGCGGGCTGAGGCGGTCGCCGCAAAACAGGAGATCATCAAGAAAGCTGCTGCGGTTGTGGATAGCACAGAATGGGTGTCGACAGCTAATACTTTGAAACGACTCATGAGCGAGTGGAAAGCCCTACCTCGTGCCGCCAAGGCCAAGGAAGACAAACTTTGGCAAGAGTTCAAAGAATTACAAGATCGGTTCTTTGCCGCTAAATCTGCGCACGACGCAACTAAAGATGAGGAATACGTAGCGAATTTGGCAGCAAAGGAAGCTTTACTTGAAAAAGCTGAAGCGTTGTTACCAATACATGATTTAGAAGCCGCTAAGAAGTCCCTTCGCGCAATCCAGGAACAGTGGGAAAAGGCTGGACACGTACCGCGCGACGCAAAAGAAAAGATTGAACGCCGGCTCAAAGCCGTTGAAAATGCAGTTCGAAAGCTACAAGAGGAACATTGGCACAAAACCAATCCTGAAGTAGTTCAGAGGGCAAATGGCATCGTTTCCTCATTCGAAAGTTCACTTGAAAAGCTCGATAAACAGATTGCAGCTGCCCAAGCCGCTGGCAAAGATGCCGAAGTTGCAAAACTAAGTGTGACCAGGGAGCAGACCGCCTCCTTACTTGAAGCGGCTCGAGCCGGTGCTGCGCAATTTGGGTAA